The following are from one region of the Planctomonas sp. JC2975 genome:
- a CDS encoding helix-turn-helix domain-containing protein, translating into MAARDYGQYGGITRAVELVGERWALLIVRDLLVGPRRYGELAAGLPRIPSNILSARLKELQAAGVIRRAPRSRIVLYELTPYGRELEPIVLAFGAWGFKALDDPRDEQVITPDSVTMDLRTAFRAQVAAALPTTSYATRFGEAELLVKVDGAALDVTRGVGPADLAFAAGPDIRHLITGELSADRAIATGVVEVLGGRSELLGRFADTFHLAA; encoded by the coding sequence ATGGCAGCGCGAGACTACGGCCAGTACGGCGGCATCACGCGGGCGGTGGAGCTCGTCGGCGAGCGCTGGGCGCTGCTCATCGTGCGCGACCTGCTCGTCGGGCCGCGCCGCTATGGAGAGCTCGCAGCGGGACTTCCCCGCATCCCGAGCAACATCCTGTCGGCGCGGCTCAAGGAGCTGCAGGCGGCCGGCGTCATCCGCAGGGCACCGCGTTCGCGCATCGTGCTCTACGAGCTGACACCGTACGGCCGTGAGCTGGAGCCGATCGTGCTCGCGTTCGGAGCCTGGGGGTTCAAGGCATTGGACGATCCGCGCGATGAGCAGGTCATCACACCGGATTCGGTGACGATGGATCTGCGCACCGCGTTCCGTGCGCAGGTTGCAGCCGCGCTTCCCACCACCTCGTACGCCACGCGATTCGGCGAGGCCGAGCTGCTCGTCAAGGTGGACGGCGCCGCACTCGATGTGACACGGGGGGTGGGACCGGCCGACCTCGCCTTCGCGGCCGGACCGGACATCCGCCACCTCATCACCGGAGAGCTGAGCGCGGATCGGGCCATCGCCACTGGCGTCGTCGAAGTGCTCGGCGGACGCAGCGAACTGCTCGGCCGTTTCGCCGACACGTTCCATCTGGCCGCCTGA
- a CDS encoding PQQ-binding-like beta-propeller repeat protein, which produces MRPLRVLRVVVAFWALGLLTACGDGGVHISASTPPAAPGAPTSSAAPWPGYHADQARTGSVSGAVADQARQLWKTDLGAAVYGQPVVIDDTVIVGTEENEVVALDRSTGKRLWSFRLGRPLTDVAQRAGCGNIDPLGITSTLAIDVQRREVFAVGEVVGDDGSVHHRLVGLDVGSGRELLHENVDPPLPSGEKTINLLQRVGLALGNGRVYIGYGGNFGDCGTYHGWLVGASETQPGDLVSFQVARDGEGGAIWLSGGAPAIGADGSVYVTTGNANPFPRNLDRFELTESVVKLSPKLDVLASFKDPTASADEDLATGNPVLLPDGLVFAVGKTDAGHLLRASDLSHVATIAGVCGSDPDGGPAYDAATDRLFVPCRDGGIQVIDVAKRKLGNRLPGANGAPIIVGGTVWAATYPGGGLTAYSARSGQRTQHLTTDQLPTFATPSYAGGMLFLGTRTGVVAFG; this is translated from the coding sequence ATGCGACCGCTCAGGGTGCTTCGCGTCGTCGTCGCCTTCTGGGCTCTCGGACTGCTCACCGCATGCGGCGACGGCGGGGTGCACATCTCCGCGTCCACTCCGCCGGCGGCGCCGGGGGCGCCGACGTCGAGCGCTGCACCGTGGCCCGGCTACCACGCAGACCAAGCGCGAACCGGATCCGTCTCAGGGGCGGTCGCCGACCAGGCGCGACAGCTCTGGAAGACCGACCTCGGCGCGGCGGTCTACGGCCAGCCGGTGGTGATCGACGACACCGTGATCGTCGGCACCGAAGAGAACGAGGTCGTCGCGCTGGACCGCTCGACGGGCAAGCGGCTCTGGTCGTTCCGCCTCGGGCGGCCGCTCACCGATGTCGCCCAACGTGCAGGGTGCGGCAACATCGACCCACTCGGCATCACGTCGACCCTCGCCATCGACGTGCAGCGCCGTGAGGTCTTCGCGGTCGGCGAGGTCGTCGGCGACGACGGATCCGTGCACCACCGACTGGTGGGCCTGGACGTCGGCAGCGGGCGAGAGCTGCTGCACGAGAACGTGGATCCGCCGCTGCCGTCGGGCGAGAAGACCATCAACCTGCTGCAGCGAGTCGGCCTCGCGCTCGGGAACGGCCGCGTCTACATCGGTTACGGCGGCAACTTCGGCGACTGCGGCACCTATCACGGCTGGCTCGTCGGGGCGTCGGAGACGCAGCCCGGCGACTTGGTGAGCTTCCAGGTGGCACGGGACGGGGAGGGCGGAGCGATCTGGCTGTCCGGCGGCGCGCCGGCGATCGGCGCAGACGGCAGTGTCTATGTGACGACGGGCAACGCCAATCCGTTCCCGCGGAACCTGGACCGCTTCGAGCTGACGGAGAGCGTCGTGAAGCTGTCGCCGAAGCTCGACGTGTTGGCGTCGTTCAAGGATCCGACGGCATCCGCAGACGAGGATCTCGCGACCGGCAACCCGGTGCTGCTGCCCGACGGACTCGTGTTCGCGGTGGGCAAGACGGATGCAGGGCACCTGCTGCGCGCATCCGATCTCTCCCACGTCGCCACGATCGCGGGCGTGTGCGGCAGCGATCCGGACGGCGGCCCCGCATACGACGCGGCGACCGACCGACTCTTCGTGCCGTGCAGGGACGGCGGCATCCAGGTCATCGACGTGGCGAAACGGAAGCTCGGCAACCGACTCCCCGGGGCGAACGGCGCTCCCATCATCGTGGGCGGTACCGTGTGGGCCGCGACGTATCCGGGCGGCGGCCTCACCGCGTACTCCGCACGATCGGGACAGCGGACGCAGCACCTCACCACGGATCAGCTCCCCACTTTCGCCACACCGTCCTACGCGGGTGGCATGCTCTTTCTCGGCACCCGAACGGGGGTTGTCGCGTTCGGATGA
- a CDS encoding nucleoside hydrolase produces the protein MPTRLIMDCDTGTDDAIAIMAAAGHPDLELLAITTVNGNVALPNVTENTLRVLDHLGSTIPVYEGAERPIVRDDLPIPRDVLNADNPEFQAPLALPAARSRPRATAAADFLVTFYRDDANADVTLVATGPLTNVAAALRRDPALSERIPRLVLMGGAVSGGNVTAAAEFNIWVDADAAQEVLTAGIRDVVIMPLDATHSAPLTVADCDALASLGTPGGTAAATFIRHRIETDGDATAGDAETGPGAPVHDPLCVAYLVNPQVITESGRYPVMVETTGEHTLGELLVDRRAWSPGGPSATVAFRADHDRYIGFLRDALRD, from the coding sequence ATGCCGACTCGACTGATCATGGACTGCGACACCGGAACCGACGACGCGATCGCGATCATGGCGGCAGCCGGACATCCCGACCTCGAGTTGCTCGCGATCACGACGGTGAACGGCAATGTCGCGCTGCCGAACGTGACCGAGAACACGCTGCGTGTGCTCGACCACCTCGGGTCGACGATCCCGGTGTACGAGGGAGCCGAGCGGCCCATCGTGCGAGACGACCTGCCGATTCCCAGGGATGTGCTCAACGCCGACAACCCCGAGTTCCAAGCGCCGCTCGCGCTGCCGGCAGCTCGCAGTCGTCCTCGTGCGACCGCAGCTGCTGACTTCCTCGTGACCTTCTACCGCGATGACGCCAACGCCGATGTGACGCTGGTCGCGACGGGTCCGCTCACCAATGTGGCCGCTGCGCTGCGAAGGGATCCTGCCCTCAGCGAGCGGATCCCCCGCCTCGTGCTCATGGGCGGCGCGGTCTCCGGCGGCAATGTCACGGCGGCGGCCGAGTTCAACATCTGGGTCGACGCGGACGCCGCTCAGGAGGTGCTCACCGCGGGAATCCGCGATGTCGTCATCATGCCCCTGGATGCCACGCACAGCGCTCCGCTCACCGTCGCGGACTGCGATGCGCTCGCCTCCCTCGGCACTCCCGGCGGCACGGCGGCCGCGACGTTCATCCGGCACCGCATCGAAACGGATGGGGACGCAACGGCGGGCGACGCCGAGACCGGACCGGGTGCGCCGGTGCACGACCCTCTGTGCGTTGCGTACCTCGTCAACCCGCAGGTGATCACGGAATCGGGTCGGTACCCGGTGATGGTCGAGACGACGGGCGAGCACACGCTCGGCGAGCTGCTCGTCGACCGCCGCGCCTGGTCACCCGGTGGGCCGTCGGCGACCGTTGCGTTCCGTGCCGACCACGACAGGTACATCGGCTTCCTGCGGGACGCACTCCGCGACTGA
- a CDS encoding DUF1254 domain-containing protein: protein MPIEGTGGAGLTKEQLAAEVQHVSSPDSLTTPFGGWSFFDGVPRAESVDSIYESLDLVRGIEAFLSAVPGASLVAMRRGLRSVGIDSPDKVGYTDPRANSGSLFLTPNTETTYGTTFLDLKAWGPTVIEAPPESLCVVDDFWFRYVADMGIPGPDHGAGGKYLFLPPGHAGPAPDGYFTFTSPTFTNWVVLRALGGVPAMKQTRIYPLSEADSPRETTFINIADAAQNTVHANDFTFFEEVDQLIQEEPTTALDSERAGLLASIGIVHGQPFAPDDRRKATLDKAARMGAGISRALVYQPRDPAAYVWEGSSWLNAFSGGSYEFLRDGARLLDARTQFHYFATVITPAMAHAQVGAGSAYTYTAEDAAGHVLDGGKTYSLRIPADPPAKNFWSVDVYDTQTRSLLQSTQYPAVSSLSPDIRAEDDGSHVIWFGPAAPEGKESNWIPTLAGKAWFPMVRLYGPLEPWFDGSWRLPDIELLG from the coding sequence ATGCCGATCGAAGGCACAGGGGGCGCGGGCCTGACCAAGGAGCAGCTGGCAGCTGAGGTGCAGCACGTCAGCTCGCCGGATTCGCTGACCACACCGTTCGGGGGGTGGAGTTTCTTCGACGGCGTGCCGAGGGCCGAATCCGTGGATTCCATCTACGAGTCGCTCGACTTGGTACGTGGGATCGAGGCGTTCCTGAGCGCAGTGCCCGGGGCATCCCTCGTGGCGATGCGCCGGGGCCTCCGCTCGGTGGGCATCGACAGTCCCGACAAGGTCGGTTACACGGATCCGCGTGCCAACTCGGGCTCGCTCTTCCTCACGCCGAACACCGAGACGACCTACGGCACAACGTTCCTCGACCTGAAGGCCTGGGGTCCGACGGTGATCGAGGCGCCACCGGAGTCGCTCTGCGTCGTCGACGACTTCTGGTTCCGCTACGTGGCCGACATGGGCATCCCAGGACCGGATCACGGCGCGGGAGGCAAGTATCTCTTCCTCCCGCCCGGGCATGCGGGACCAGCACCCGACGGATACTTCACCTTCACCAGCCCGACGTTCACCAACTGGGTGGTGCTCCGCGCTCTCGGCGGCGTGCCCGCCATGAAGCAGACGCGCATCTACCCGTTGAGCGAGGCGGATTCGCCGCGCGAGACGACCTTCATCAACATCGCCGACGCAGCGCAGAACACGGTGCATGCGAACGACTTCACGTTCTTCGAGGAGGTGGACCAACTGATCCAGGAGGAGCCGACCACGGCGCTCGATTCGGAGCGCGCCGGCCTGTTGGCGTCGATCGGCATCGTGCATGGGCAACCGTTCGCGCCCGACGACCGGAGGAAGGCGACGCTCGACAAGGCGGCCCGCATGGGAGCAGGCATCTCCCGCGCGCTCGTGTACCAGCCGCGGGATCCCGCCGCGTACGTGTGGGAAGGATCGAGCTGGCTCAACGCGTTCAGCGGCGGCAGCTACGAGTTCCTCCGCGACGGCGCCCGACTGCTGGATGCCCGCACCCAGTTCCACTACTTCGCGACGGTGATCACGCCCGCGATGGCGCACGCCCAGGTCGGCGCCGGATCCGCCTACACCTACACGGCGGAGGACGCCGCTGGTCACGTGCTCGACGGCGGAAAGACGTATTCGCTGCGCATCCCGGCCGATCCGCCCGCCAAGAACTTCTGGTCGGTCGACGTCTATGACACGCAGACCCGTTCCCTACTGCAGTCGACGCAGTACCCGGCGGTGTCGAGCCTGTCGCCGGACATCCGGGCCGAAGACGACGGATCCCACGTCATCTGGTTCGGGCCGGCCGCTCCCGAGGGGAAGGAATCCAACTGGATTCCGACGCTCGCAGGCAAGGCGTGGTTCCCGATGGTGCGTCTCTACGGCCCGCTCGAGCCTTGGTTCGACGGGTCGTGGCGGTTGCCCGACATCGAGTTGCTCGGCTGA
- a CDS encoding DUF5655 domain-containing protein, with product MSDEPNAEWTVERHLAGQPEASVELYRTFIRMVEGIGPFTYAVSKTTITLKGVRRGFTGARPTAKGLSGYFDVQRVIEDERIKRVSPYTKRLFVHQFLITDAAQLDSEFDQWLQEAYAVGAGAHLAPR from the coding sequence ATGAGCGACGAACCGAACGCGGAGTGGACAGTCGAGCGGCATCTGGCCGGCCAGCCGGAGGCGTCCGTGGAGCTCTATCGGACGTTCATCCGGATGGTCGAGGGCATCGGCCCGTTCACGTACGCCGTCTCGAAGACGACCATCACGTTGAAGGGCGTGCGGCGTGGATTCACCGGGGCCAGACCCACAGCGAAGGGACTCTCCGGCTACTTCGACGTGCAGCGCGTGATCGAGGACGAGCGCATCAAGAGGGTGTCGCCGTACACGAAGCGCCTCTTCGTGCACCAGTTCCTCATCACGGATGCCGCGCAGCTCGATTCCGAGTTCGACCAGTGGCTCCAGGAGGCGTACGCGGTAGGGGCGGGAGCGCACCTCGCACCCCGTTGA
- the helR gene encoding RNA polymerase recycling motor ATPase HelR encodes MTSGADHGSGFDGGAEVARSAFDLPPRLAAKADPALIGEDEVQFAAIGAALRARIDGLRRRLDEERAAPGGAGQQAMDRDLEVRRLASELRLMRRFGLDLCLGRMVTTEGEAVYIGRVGLTDDSGRRLLVDWRAPASEPFFAATHANPMGLVSRRRYRWSVARVSDYWDEVFTTEGLEHNAALDDQSSFIASLGTSRSSQMRDVLSTIQADQDAIIRADSHGPLVVDGGPGTGKTVVALHRAAYLLYSEPRFARGGGGVLFVGPHQAYLSYVDDVLPSLGEESVQICTLRDMLPEGAEAREEQDALVAALKASGGIERAVEAAVREYEAPPETELTVETPWAEVEVGPAQWREAFGSAEPGSTHNQARDQVWERLLEILIDDVDDEDAPPHLVRRYLAQDEALTRAFTRAWPVLDPAGVIADLLTVPGYLARCAPWLSRDDVRMLQREDGRAWTTSDLPLLDAARQLIGDPEAIRRSRQREAAAAVEQEQKNLVVADLIAADDSELMVMRMLRGQDLQNTLVDQDALPAIDPDLLAGPFAHVIVDEAQELTDAEWQMLLRRCPSRSFTIVGDRAQARHGFTQTWQERLDRVGIGEVALSSLSVNYRTPVEVMTEAEPVIRAAFPDANVPTSIRSSGVPVVHGSVGGLEQILESWLASSADGVACVIGASNFRGMPRVRSLTPVTVKGLEFDLVVIVDPDAFGDGIEGAVDRYVAMTRSTQQLAILTTTAD; translated from the coding sequence ATGACGAGTGGTGCCGATCACGGATCGGGGTTCGACGGCGGGGCCGAGGTGGCGCGCAGTGCCTTTGACCTGCCGCCGCGGCTGGCGGCGAAGGCGGACCCGGCGCTGATCGGCGAGGACGAGGTGCAGTTCGCCGCGATCGGCGCCGCGCTGCGCGCCAGGATCGATGGTCTGCGCAGGCGGCTCGACGAGGAGCGCGCCGCTCCGGGCGGCGCAGGACAGCAGGCGATGGACCGCGACCTCGAGGTGCGGCGGCTGGCATCCGAGCTGCGGTTGATGCGCCGGTTCGGCCTTGACCTCTGCCTCGGGCGAATGGTGACCACGGAGGGCGAGGCCGTGTACATCGGCCGGGTCGGACTGACCGACGACAGCGGGCGGCGGCTGCTCGTGGATTGGCGGGCGCCGGCATCCGAGCCGTTCTTCGCGGCGACTCACGCGAACCCGATGGGCTTGGTCAGCCGGCGACGGTACCGGTGGTCCGTCGCGCGGGTGAGCGACTACTGGGACGAGGTCTTCACGACCGAAGGCCTCGAGCACAATGCCGCTCTCGACGACCAGTCATCGTTCATCGCGAGCCTGGGAACGAGCCGGTCGTCGCAGATGCGGGATGTGCTGAGCACGATCCAGGCGGATCAGGATGCCATCATCCGCGCCGATTCGCACGGCCCGCTGGTCGTCGACGGCGGACCCGGAACAGGCAAGACCGTCGTCGCGCTGCACAGGGCCGCGTACCTGCTCTATTCGGAGCCTCGGTTCGCGCGCGGTGGGGGCGGGGTGCTGTTCGTCGGTCCGCATCAGGCATATCTGTCGTACGTCGACGACGTGCTGCCGAGCCTCGGCGAGGAGAGCGTGCAGATCTGCACGCTGCGGGACATGCTGCCTGAGGGCGCGGAAGCACGCGAGGAGCAGGATGCGCTGGTGGCCGCACTCAAGGCGTCCGGAGGGATCGAGCGCGCGGTCGAGGCAGCCGTGCGGGAATACGAGGCTCCGCCGGAGACCGAACTGACGGTTGAGACGCCCTGGGCGGAGGTGGAGGTGGGACCGGCGCAGTGGCGCGAGGCCTTCGGATCCGCCGAGCCGGGGTCGACGCACAACCAGGCTCGCGACCAGGTGTGGGAGAGGCTTCTGGAGATCCTGATCGACGACGTGGACGACGAGGATGCTCCCCCGCACCTCGTGCGTCGCTATCTCGCTCAGGACGAGGCGCTCACGCGCGCCTTCACGAGGGCGTGGCCCGTGCTGGATCCGGCAGGCGTCATTGCCGACCTGCTGACCGTGCCCGGCTATCTCGCGCGCTGCGCGCCCTGGCTGTCGCGGGATGACGTGCGGATGCTGCAGCGCGAGGACGGCCGGGCGTGGACGACGTCCGACCTGCCGCTACTGGATGCCGCACGGCAGCTCATCGGGGACCCGGAGGCGATCAGGCGGTCGCGGCAGCGCGAGGCCGCCGCTGCCGTCGAGCAGGAGCAGAAGAACCTGGTGGTCGCCGACCTGATCGCCGCGGACGACTCCGAGCTGATGGTCATGCGGATGCTGCGCGGCCAGGACCTGCAGAACACCCTCGTGGATCAGGACGCCCTGCCTGCCATCGACCCCGACCTGCTCGCCGGACCGTTCGCCCATGTCATCGTCGATGAGGCCCAGGAGCTCACGGATGCCGAATGGCAGATGCTGCTGCGCCGGTGCCCGTCGCGCAGCTTCACGATCGTGGGCGACCGCGCGCAGGCACGGCACGGGTTCACGCAGACCTGGCAGGAACGGCTGGACCGCGTCGGCATCGGAGAGGTCGCGCTGTCGTCTCTCAGCGTCAACTACCGCACGCCCGTCGAGGTGATGACCGAGGCGGAGCCCGTGATCCGTGCGGCATTCCCGGATGCGAACGTGCCCACCTCGATCCGCAGCAGCGGCGTCCCCGTCGTGCACGGATCGGTTGGTGGGCTCGAGCAGATCCTGGAGTCGTGGCTGGCCTCGAGCGCCGACGGAGTGGCGTGCGTGATCGGTGCATCGAACTTCCGTGGGATGCCGCGGGTGCGCTCGCTCACCCCCGTCACCGTCAAGGGGCTCGAGTTCGACCTGGTGGTGATCGTGGATCCGGATGCCTTCGGTGACGGCATCGAGGGAGCCGTCGACCGCTACGTGGCGATGACGAGATCGACGCAGCAGCTGGCGATCCTGACGACGACGGCCGACTGA
- a CDS encoding AAA family ATPase, translating to MVTNPSDPRIGDPITVHRTRPVVLINGMPGAGKTTLAPHLAAELGWPLVGKDMLKEVFGDILGVPVEKTAMLGALASDTMWSLAALVDGPVIVESFWRSDRDQEFLRRGLEVANAGPVVEVWCTVPLEVARQRFLTRPRHPIHGDTRRLDEWDSWAAIALPCSGHPVIEVGTDGPVNVAELATRIKAELGVAA from the coding sequence GTGGTGACCAACCCGAGCGACCCGCGGATCGGTGATCCGATAACGGTGCACAGGACCCGTCCCGTCGTCCTGATCAACGGCATGCCTGGTGCCGGCAAGACGACCCTCGCTCCGCACCTGGCCGCCGAGCTCGGGTGGCCCCTCGTCGGCAAGGACATGCTCAAGGAGGTCTTCGGCGACATCCTCGGTGTGCCGGTCGAGAAGACCGCGATGCTCGGTGCGCTTGCCAGCGACACGATGTGGTCGCTCGCCGCCCTCGTCGACGGTCCCGTCATCGTGGAGAGCTTCTGGCGATCGGATCGGGATCAGGAGTTCCTGCGCCGTGGCCTCGAGGTCGCGAACGCGGGGCCGGTCGTGGAGGTGTGGTGCACCGTGCCGCTGGAGGTCGCACGGCAACGGTTCCTGACGAGGCCGCGGCATCCGATCCACGGAGACACGAGGCGTCTGGACGAGTGGGACTCGTGGGCGGCGATTGCGCTGCCGTGCTCGGGGCATCCGGTGATCGAGGTCGGGACCGACGGACCCGTGAACGTCGCAGAACTCGCGACACGCATCAAGGCTGAACTCGGCGTGGCTGCCTGA
- a CDS encoding SDR family NAD(P)-dependent oxidoreductase, translating into MGELNGTVAVVTGASSGIGEATARALAAEGASVALVARRRDRLEELAAELASTGSSVLVVEADITDRDQARTAVARTIDEWGRLDILVNNAGVMLLGPIEAAPIEEWDRMLELNLGALLSVTEAALPHLLAAADSGPRHVAGLVNISSTAGRQVKRGSAVYNLTKHGVGAFSESFRQEFSRRHLRVGVVEPGAVDTELRDHLRPEVREAQAERMATMERLQAPDIADAIRYMVTRPRHMMINELLVRPTEQDD; encoded by the coding sequence ATGGGCGAACTGAACGGGACCGTCGCAGTCGTGACCGGAGCATCGAGTGGAATCGGCGAGGCGACCGCGCGGGCGCTCGCAGCGGAGGGTGCGAGTGTTGCGCTCGTCGCACGTCGCCGTGATCGGCTGGAGGAACTGGCGGCAGAGCTGGCATCCACGGGGTCTTCAGTGCTCGTGGTCGAGGCGGACATCACCGACAGAGACCAGGCGCGCACCGCGGTCGCACGCACGATCGACGAGTGGGGCCGGCTCGACATTCTGGTGAACAACGCGGGCGTCATGCTGCTCGGCCCGATCGAGGCGGCGCCGATCGAGGAGTGGGACCGGATGCTCGAACTCAACCTCGGCGCCCTGCTCTCCGTCACAGAGGCGGCGCTCCCGCACCTGCTCGCGGCGGCGGACAGCGGCCCGCGTCACGTCGCGGGTCTGGTGAACATCTCGTCAACGGCAGGACGCCAGGTGAAGCGCGGATCCGCCGTCTACAACCTCACGAAACACGGCGTCGGCGCCTTCAGCGAATCGTTCCGTCAGGAGTTCAGCCGCCGGCACCTTCGGGTCGGCGTGGTCGAGCCGGGTGCCGTCGACACCGAGCTGCGCGACCATCTGCGACCCGAGGTACGTGAGGCGCAGGCTGAGCGCATGGCGACCATGGAGCGGCTGCAGGCGCCCGACATCGCGGATGCCATCAGGTACATGGTCACGCGGCCGCGGCACATGATGATCAACGAGCTGCTGGTGCGGCCGACCGAACAGGACGACTGA
- a CDS encoding metalloregulator ArsR/SmtB family transcription factor has translation MPDVFSALANPVRRQILAALRDGPRAVNDLASMFELGRPAVSEHLQVLRKAQLVREEPRGQQRFYHLEAVPLAEVDAWLHPFERYWRARMRDLGSVLDDLAADDAPAPTAASARPTTDIGKNTTA, from the coding sequence ATGCCAGACGTCTTCAGCGCACTCGCCAATCCCGTGCGGCGCCAGATCCTCGCGGCGCTCCGCGACGGGCCCCGCGCGGTGAACGACCTCGCCAGCATGTTCGAGCTCGGCCGTCCGGCGGTGTCCGAGCACCTTCAGGTGCTGCGCAAGGCCCAGCTCGTCCGCGAGGAACCGCGCGGCCAGCAGCGCTTCTACCACCTCGAGGCCGTCCCGCTCGCGGAGGTCGATGCGTGGCTGCATCCTTTCGAGCGCTACTGGCGCGCGCGGATGCGCGACCTCGGATCCGTGCTCGACGACCTCGCCGCCGACGACGCTCCGGCTCCCACCGCCGCCTCCGCCCGACCGACGACCGACATCGGGAAGAACACGACTGCTTAG
- a CDS encoding SRPBCC domain-containing protein gives MTDLATIACDQFYPYPTHAVWRALTEPELFARWWVPGDIRPIVGHRFTLDMGSWGAQPCEVTKVEPERLLVFTFAEGDLNSTLSWRLEPEGSGTRLFLEHSGLDRGTPLGRQAYAGMGAGWPKVLATIEGVLAG, from the coding sequence ATGACCGACCTCGCAACGATCGCGTGCGACCAGTTCTATCCGTATCCGACACACGCCGTGTGGCGTGCGCTGACCGAGCCGGAGCTCTTCGCACGCTGGTGGGTACCGGGCGACATCCGCCCCATCGTGGGTCACCGGTTCACGCTCGACATGGGGTCGTGGGGTGCTCAGCCGTGCGAGGTCACGAAGGTCGAGCCTGAACGCCTTCTCGTGTTCACGTTCGCCGAGGGCGACCTGAACAGCACGCTGTCGTGGCGCCTCGAGCCGGAGGGCAGCGGCACTCGCCTCTTCCTCGAGCATTCCGGTCTCGATCGCGGCACCCCGCTGGGCCGTCAGGCATACGCCGGCATGGGCGCCGGCTGGCCGAAGGTGCTGGCGACCATCGAAGGCGTCCTCGCCGGCTGA